Genomic DNA from Cheilinus undulatus linkage group 10, ASM1832078v1, whole genome shotgun sequence:
ttaaaaaaagaaaatacaaacccTACCCCCTCAATATTTTCTAACAACCTCACCTGACCCTACCCTATGTTTATGAGGTGAGACTATGTTCCAGTCCTTCCAGCCAAatgctgagttaaaaaaaaacatcaaattatgggagggaaaaaaaagttacaaatttACATTCCCCATCCCCCACCAAGTCCATTCATAGAGcctctgcttcctcctcctccaccgccGCCATAGTAATTGCTTCCCATGCTGCCCTGGTTACCTAACAAGAGAGAGAATACACATCATAGGACCGAGGAGTTCATCAAGGAGCTGTATAAAGAACACAGCATTGAAGCCTTCTATGACACAGCTGAGACTCACTGTAGTCGCTGTAGCCGCCCATGTTACCCTGACTGCTGTATCCTCCAGAGTACCCCGAGCTCAGCTGACCACCACTGTACGAAGACTGGTTTCCTGTGGAGAGAACACAGCCAGTTCAAGAAGCATGCTGTGGTCTGCTGCTTAATGTGTGTAACCCGGACTCATCAGAGGAAGCACCTAAGCGTAGTCTGTGATTATTTCCATCCAAACATCAGAGCCTGCTGCTCAGTTATTACTCACCCATGCCCCCCATCATTTGGCTGCCATAGGCTCcattactgccacctgctgttgaATTCAAGAACAGCTCCACATAGCGGTGCTCTGAGAGGCAAAGACAAATTATGAGTATCCATGTGTATGAAATGCTATGCATGAAGACAGTGGAAAGTATCTTTATTAATACTAACGCATGTTGGCTTTGTCCTTCGACATGGCTGCCACAGCATCCTCGTGTGTTGCAAACTCCACATCTGCCTCTCCGGTTACTCTTCCATCAGGCCCGATCTCAATATGGACCCGGACTGGATTCAATGGTGAAAAGAACTAAGAAAAGCAAGCAGACAAAGTTAGCTAACATCTACAGATTCAAATAATGAGTTTGGTTTGCCATTCAAGATAGTTTGCAGGTGTTCCTCTGACTTACATTGTAGATGTCGGTCTCTGTGGCTCTGTACGGCAGGCCCCTCATGTGGACACAATGGCCTGTTGTGCTCTGGAAGGAGGAGCCGCCATCGCCATACCGCCCATCTGATACACCTCAAGAAATATAAACAGGATTAACACAAGATCTTATGATGATTTGTATTTGTCATTTCTCTCGAGCAAACAAAAGatgcagctgctgcagaaacAGCTGCACGAGGTGAaagtgcagtgtgtaatattatgcctagtagcatttagtagAACAAACTAGATGAAAATGAAAGTTATAAATAGGCCcatctaaattagtgtttaacCTGAAATCACCTAAAATCTTGTCTGTTAGTCAGCAGGTAGATGTTTTTCATCCCAATTTTACATACTGTAACTTCAATATCCAATGGAAACCTACCTCCTCCATAGCCTCCACGGCGCATCCTGTCATAGGATCCCCCTCGGCCCATCATGTTGTAGCCGCGACCACCAGAGGGCCGGTCATATGGGCCAGGTCTCTGCATACCCATGGGCTTTCTCTGGGGTTCATAATGGGTCCGCACCTCAGCGCGGCTACTCTTGAAGATCTCAATGTACCTGAGAGCATAGAGATACCATAGTCAGGGTGTGGGGACTGGACCTGACAAGGCTGCACTTGCTCAAATCTGGTAAAACTGGGCTTAGCAGATGCTGTCATGGTGTAGTCCATAGGTAGTGATATCTTTGAGTACTTACTGCTAGTTCTTGATAGAGCAGATACAAACAACAACTTACAAGTTGTAAAAATGAAGCTGTCCAAATTGAAAAGGGCCTTATTGACTTTTACACTTTTCTTATGGTCACCTGAAGTGATTAATAAATATCTGATCAATAGAAGGTCCTGTGTCCTTGCCATGACAGCCATTTTCCTGGTTTTAGAGGGACAGAGAGGGCTCCAGCCCTTCTGCAACCCACTCTAAGCATTACCTGTGACAGTGGGCTCCAGATCCATGTGTACAGTTACCCTCTGATTTTACCACCAGGGAGACTCCTTACCATTTAATAACCTGGACTATTGTTTAGTGCTGTGACAccattttttcttgaaattaaacatgaaaaatttgtCTCATACTTGACAATGGTGCCCAAGCACTAATGTTCCCACtgaacatggtgaatgtgtggaTTTTCAGAATTTACATGTAattttctgtatgtgtgtgGAGAAATATacaaatgtgctttaaaaaaaagccaagatAAATGTAGTGTCCATTTTGCACATGTTGAGGGTGCACACCATAAGAAAAGCAACTTatccagccaaccaaccaaccatccccACCTGTGCCCTATTctttccttgtgtttctttaGAGCCTTTTCAGCTATATCCTGTGAAGCAAACTGCACGAAGGCCTCCCCCGTACTCCTCCCCTGGATGTCCACCGGCAATGTTATCCCATTTGGCACGATTTCCAACCCTTCAACCCAAGGACAGATAACCCCAGCAGGGGACATATTAAATCACATGCCCAATCACAGAGAGAACTTTCTCTAAAGAGAGAGATAGAAAACTTATGGAAAACTCTATACATCATCACACATACCACTTCAGATTTTAACCAGTGACTGGCCATTAATGGCTTACATTTACTGTATTGTGGGGTACAATAAAAATGAGAGGATAGAGGAAGAATATGGACAAGGGAACTGTTTGGGACATCAGGCTATTATCAGTGTGTTGATGAAGAGAGAACAAGATCCTGGTGGGTGACATGAGTTATGTTACTGTTTGTCCATTATTACTATTGCAACACTTTGTGTACAGTGAAACTAAGAAATGTATCTTTAAGACAAGAGTGTGaggaaatgggaaaaagaaataatgatATTGGGGTAATACTGGTACAATCCGTGATGAATGAAAGCAATTCTATAACTAGTTAAACGATAATAGGAACTGACAACTTTAATATTTACCAAGCCATTTTTaggaaaaacagtggcagaaatggacttAAGATGAATATGATGCGCAAAGATGGTAAAAGATGTTTGCGTAACAGATTTCAGCTCTGAATCTAAACATtaagtttaaaacatttcctTGTGTTAGATCAAACCTTGATCCCTTTACTGACATTTTGTCActtatcaataaataaatgttttatatctAAAGTAGATAATGATCACTTTCCATGGCATTTGACCGCTTAGTAAATCAGATGTAAGAAATACAAAACTTCCATAAAAGAAAGGAAGCAGGAAAAGGAAGGTGAAATCAAAAAACGGCCTACCACCAACATTACAACGAGGCTTTAAAATTTACCAGAGAGCTGGCTCATTCTTACCTGAGAAAAACTGTACAATCTCCTCTTTGCTACAACCAAAAGGAAGCCCTCGGAGTCGAACGAGCCCATCTCCTGCAGTTTCTGGACAATTTGGACCAGTGTGCTTCATGACCCAGTCCATCTCGACATTGTTGGATTTAAAAACTATAATCACAGAACATAAAGCTGTTAGCTGCCTCCGTTTTAAGCTG
This window encodes:
- the hnrnph1 gene encoding heterogeneous nuclear ribonucleoprotein H isoform X1 — encoded protein: MADEGYVVRIRGLPWSCSVDEVQRFFSDCKILNNGGGIHFTYTREGRPSGEAFVELETEEDLKIAVKKDRETMGHRYVEVFKSNNVEMDWVMKHTGPNCPETAGDGLVRLRGLPFGCSKEEIVQFFSGLEIVPNGITLPVDIQGRSTGEAFVQFASQDIAEKALKKHKERIGHRYIEIFKSSRAEVRTHYEPQRKPMGMQRPGPYDRPSGGRGYNMMGRGGSYDRMRRGGYGGGVSDGRYGDGGSSFQSTTGHCVHMRGLPYRATETDIYNFFSPLNPVRVHIEIGPDGRVTGEADVEFATHEDAVAAMSKDKANMQHRYVELFLNSTAGGSNGAYGSQMMGGMGNQSSYSGGQLSSGYSGGYSSQGNMGGYSDYSNQGSMGSNYYGGGGGGGSRGSMNGLGGGWGM
- the hnrnph1 gene encoding heterogeneous nuclear ribonucleoprotein H isoform X2 is translated as MADEGYVVRIRGLPWSCSVDEVQRFFSDCKILNNGGGIHFTYTREGRPSGEAFVELETEEDLKIAVKKDRETMGHRYVEVFKSNNVEMDWVMKHTGPNCPETAGDGLVRLRGLPFGCSKEEIVQFFSGLEIVPNGITLPVDIQGRSTGEAFVQFASQDIAEKALKKHKERIGHRYIEIFKSSRAEVRTHYEPQRKPMGMQRPGPYDRPSGGRGYNMMGRGGSYDRMRRGGYGGDGRYGDGGSSFQSTTGHCVHMRGLPYRATETDIYNFFSPLNPVRVHIEIGPDGRVTGEADVEFATHEDAVAAMSKDKANMQHRYVELFLNSTAGGSNGAYGSQMMGGMGNQSSYSGGQLSSGYSGGYSSQGNMGGYSDYSNQGSMGSNYYGGGGGGGSRGSMNGLGGGWGM
- the hnrnph1 gene encoding heterogeneous nuclear ribonucleoprotein H isoform X3; this translates as MADEGYVVRIRGLPWSCSVDEVQRFFSDCKILNNGGGIHFTYTREGRPSGEAFVELETEEDLKIAVKKDRETMGHRYVEVFKSNNVEMDWVMKHTGPNCPETAGDGLVRLRGLPFGCSKEEIVQFFSGLEIVPNGITLPVDIQGRSTGEAFVQFASQDIAEKALKKHKERIGHRYIEIFKSSRAEVRTHYEPQRKPMGMQRPGPYDRPSGGRGYNMMGRGGSYDRMRRGGYGGGVSDGRYGDGGSSFQSTTGHCVHMRGLPYRATETDIYNFFSPLNPVRVHIEIGPDGRVTGEADVEFATHEDAVAAMSKDKANMQHRYVELFLNSTAGGSNGAYGSQMMGGMGNQSSYSGGQLSSGYSGGYSSQGNMGGYSDYIR